Genomic DNA from Candidatus Cloacimonadota bacterium:
GTATGAGCATTTTAAGGGCATAACAATTAAAAAGGGCGGTAGGATTGGAGTAAATGCTACGATTTTACCGGGAAAAATTATTAACGAAGATGGAATGGTTGCTGCCGGAGCTATTGTAACAAAGGATGTTCCTAAGGGAAAAATTGTTATTGGTTTTCCTGCAAAAGTTTATAAAGACGTGAGTGAAAAGCAGTTGCTGAAAAATAATATGGATAAAAAGTGAAAAAGAATCTGTCCACTAAGGTCATTGATTTTCACGAATTAATAAGTCCACTTAAAAAAGGGGATTTAACCATTAAAATTTTTCTTAAATTAAGCGATTCTCGTTCCCAAGCCCTCAACAGTATTCTCGTTCCCATCCGCCAGCTGGCTGAGAAGAATAATAATAAAAAAACACAAATTGAAATGATAAAAAGGAGTCTATATGAAAGTTCCAATGCTGGATCTTAATGCTCAATATGAACCAATCAAAAAGGATATTTTTGCCGCATTTGAAGATGTTTTTGAAACGAAACGGTTTATCGGTGGACCAAAAATTGAAGAGTTGGAGAGTAAGATTGCCGAATATTGTCAATGCAAATATGCGATTGGAGTTTCTTCCGGAACTGATGCGTTAATTATCTCTTTGACAGCATTAAATATTGGTGAAGATGATGAAGTCATCACAACCCCGTTTACTTTTTTTGCAACTGCCGGTTCAATACATAGAGTTGGTGCGAAACCGGTTTTTGTGGATATTGATCAGAAAACCTATAACATTAATTCAAATTTAATTGAAGAAAAAATTACCGATAAAACAAAAGCAATTTTGGCTGTTCATCTTTTCGGGCAGATTGCAGAAATGGATAAAATTAATGAAATAGCCAAAAAATATAACCTTGCTGTGATCGAAGACGCTGCTCAGGCAATCGGTTCCGAATACAAAAGTAAAAGAGCCGGTTCTATCGGTAATGTCGGATGCTTTTCTTTTTTCCCAAGCAAAAATCTCGGCTGTCTCGGTGATGGTGGAATTGTTACTACGAATGATAAAACTCTCGCAGAAAAAATAGGGATACTTCGTAATCATGGAAGCAAACCGAAATATCATCACCATATAATCGGTGGCAATTTTCGATTGGATGCATTACAAGCTGCATTTTTGCTCCAGAAATTTCCTTTATTAGAAAATTGGCATAGAAAGCGACAAGAAAATGCAGAATTCTATAATGAAAATTTGAAGAACTTGCTAACCGTCCCTTATGTAGAAGATTACAATCGTATGATTTATAACCAATATACTTTGCGGAGCAAAAAACGTGATGAGTTGGAACTAAAATTAACGGAAGCAAATATCGGGAATGCCATTTATTATCCGATACCATTGCATTTACAGGAATGCTTTGAATTTTTGGGTTATAAAAAGGGTGATTTCCCGGAAGCAGAAAAAGCTGCAAAACAGGTTCTTTCCATTCCGATTTATAGTGAACTTAACGAAAAGCAGAAGAATT
This window encodes:
- a CDS encoding DegT/DnrJ/EryC1/StrS family aminotransferase, producing MKVPMLDLNAQYEPIKKDIFAAFEDVFETKRFIGGPKIEELESKIAEYCQCKYAIGVSSGTDALIISLTALNIGEDDEVITTPFTFFATAGSIHRVGAKPVFVDIDQKTYNINSNLIEEKITDKTKAILAVHLFGQIAEMDKINEIAKKYNLAVIEDAAQAIGSEYKSKRAGSIGNVGCFSFFPSKNLGCLGDGGIVTTNDKTLAEKIGILRNHGSKPKYHHHIIGGNFRLDALQAAFLLQKFPLLENWHRKRQENAEFYNENLKNLLTVPYVEDYNRMIYNQYTLRSKKRDELELKLTEANIGNAIYYPIPLHLQECFEFLGYKKGDFPEAEKAAKQVLSIPIYSELNEKQKNYIVDNIKSVFE